The Hevea brasiliensis isolate MT/VB/25A 57/8 chromosome 1, ASM3005281v1, whole genome shotgun sequence genome has a window encoding:
- the LOC110644069 gene encoding PRA1 family protein F2, whose product MASYGAIQRPSATPRSVTTVDSSDLRDSTTGTNWNDFKRAEFKLVCPFKIPSSPEAAAQRIIRNLGHFALYYTHFVWIILFISLIPQRKVSLILLVIMTYVGSLYLLLLSAVPSSNIIHEILDKRLVLPVIVVATMVELVLTDAGLHLLLTLAGSLPVVLVHAVLWVIEDFSVEEESYGRRGGDGPSGELLPLVQESSVMV is encoded by the coding sequence ATGGCTAGCTATGGAGCAATTCAGAGGCCAAGCGCCACCCCAAGATCAGTCACCACAGTTGATTCCAGTGACCTCAGAGATTCAACAACAGGAACAAATTGGAACGACTTCAAGCGTGCAGAATTCAAACTGGTTTGTCCCTTTAAAATACCTTCAAGCCCAGAAGCAGCTGCTCAAAGAATCATTAGAAACCTGGGCCATTTTGCGTTATATTATACTCATTTTGTTTGGATTATACTGTTCATTAGCCTAATCCCACAGCGAAAGGTGTCTTTAATATTGTTGGTGATCATGACCTATGTGGGATCTCTGTACCTGTTACTGTTAAGTGCAGTGCCAAGTTCTAATATTATTCATGAGATTTTGGACAAAAGATTGGTGCTTCCTGTGATAGTTGTTGCAACTATGGTTGAGCTTGTCCTGACAGATGCTGGTTTACATCTTCTTTTGACGTTGGCTGGTTCTTTGCCTGTCGTTTTGGTTCATGCTGTTTTGTGGGTTATAGAGGATTTTTCTGTTGAGGAAGAGAGTTATGGTCGTCGTGGTGGTGATGGTCCTTCAGGGGAGTTGCTTCCTCTTGTGCAGGAGTCATCGGTGATGGtgtga
- the LOC110642403 gene encoding B-box zinc finger protein 25-like, translating into MKIQCDVCERAPATVICCADEAALCAKCDIEVHAANKLASKHQRLLLQCLSNKLPRCDICQEKAAFIFCVEDRALFCQDCDEPIHSAGSLSANHQRFLATGIQVALGSSCTKDTKKSCLEPPNQSAQQTSMKLPAQQPSSFSTSWAADDLMQFSDFESSTDKKEHLEFGEFQWLADVGLFSEQLPQEAPAAAEVPQLTVPPSVNVTSYRASKANMPNKKPRIEVCNEDEEFFTVPDLG; encoded by the exons ATGAAGATTCAGTGTGATGTGTGTGAGAGAGCTCCAGCCACTGTCATTTGTTGTGCAGATGAAGCAGCGCTTTGTGCGAAATGTGACATAGAAGTGCATGCAGCGAACAAGCTTGCAAGCAAGCACCAGAGGCTTCTCCTTCAATGCCTTTCCAACAAGCTGCCTCGTTGTGACATATGCCAA GAAAAGGCAGCTTTCATTTTCTGTGTTGAAGACAGAGCCCTTTTCTGCCAGGACTGTGATGAACCAATCCATTCAGCTGGTAGCCTCTCTGCAAATCATCAGCGGTTTCTGGCAACTGGAATCCAAGTGGCTTTAGGATCTAGTTGCACCAAGGATACTAAGAAGAGTTGTTTAGAGCCACCCAATCAGAGTGCACAACAAACTTCCATGAAATTGCCTGCACAACAACCATCAAGCTTCAGCACTTCATGGGCGGCCGATGACTTAATGCAATTCTCAGACTTTGAATCATCCACTGACAAG AAAGAGCATCTTGAATTTGGAGAGTTTCAGTGGTTAGCTGACGTGGGACTTTTCAGTGAGCAACTTCCTCAAGAGGCACCAGCAGCAGCTGAAGTTCCTCAATTGACAGTTCCACCGTCAGTCAATGTTACTTCATACAGAGCATCCAAGGCGAACATGCCTAATAAGAAGCCTAGGATTGAGGTTTGCAATGAAGATGAAGAGTTCTTTACAGTACCTGATCTTGGCTGA